From the Cryptomeria japonica chromosome 2, Sugi_1.0, whole genome shotgun sequence genome, one window contains:
- the LOC131860205 gene encoding uncharacterized protein LOC131860205, with product MEKEAAEGGGGRGGAGFWWVAGGVTQLAVATVAYRRGCGDALMPVKAFGVASLYVGAAACALGGALHHSGIHQVGDLVRLGESIRRRLGVPPRRQS from the exons ATGGAGAAAGAGGCGGCGgagggaggaggaggaagaggaggagcaGGGTTTTGGTGGGTAGCAGGGGGAGTGACGCAACTGGCAGTAGCAACAGTTGCATACAGAAGGGGGTGCGGGGATGCGCTGATGCCCGTAAAAGCATTTGGAGTTGCCTCTCTGTATGTAGGAGCAGCGGCCTGTGCTCTTGGAGGAGCCCTCCATCACTCTGGGATTCATCAG GTGGGTGATCTGGTTCGACTTGGAGAAAGTATTAGAAGAAGATTAGGGGTTCCTCCTCGACGTCAGTCATAG